In the genome of Syntrophales bacterium, the window ATGCGGTCACGCTGGTTCAAGGCGTCCAGTAACCCCTGACGTCGGGACGCGAGTTCGGCCTGAGCCGCCGCCAGCTCCGTCTCGGCGATTGTGCCGACCTCGATGCGGCGCTCTATGTCAGCCGCCTGGTCCCGGGCGACACACAGGGCGTCCTCAAAAATAACGATCCGTCGCCGGGCGAGAACATAATCCCAGTAGGTCAATTCGGTTTCGGCCACCAGGGCCTCCGTGAACCCCCGCACTTCATAGTGTGAAGCAAGCGTATTCAGCTCGGCCCGGCGAACACGGGCAAGGTTTGCCTCCAGACCCGAACCCCGGAGCAAAGCCTGGGTCAGAGTCATCTGCACGCCCGCCGTCTGGCGTTGTCCGGTCACGCCCGAATCCGAACGGTTCTGCCTGAATGACAGGTCGATGCCGGTTCCGGTGGGTAAGGTTTGGTCTATTCCGATACGGTAGAAATCCGATTCGCTTCGCACGTCCGTCGTGCCTGCCGCTCCCCGGGGCGTCTGTTCAGACCGGTCCCGTGAAATTGCTGCCTCGCCGAAAACAGAGGGATCAAACCGGGCCCGTTCCTGTTCTTCAAAGGTGCCGGCCACGAGAGGCTTGTAAAGCTGAACCGCCAGGGAGCGGTTGTTTCTGAGCGTAAGGAAGACGGCGTCCTCGATGGTGACGGACAATCGACCGTTCACGGGACGGGGGAGAACGACGGTGCCGTCTTCGGGCCGGGGCCTGAATCGGGACAGTTCACCATAGAGGGCTGTGGTTTCCTCCCCCGGTTCAACCGGACCGAGGTGTGCCTGTTCCGAAATCGCCGGTACGGGCTCCACGGGCGGAGCCCCGGAAAGGCCCGGCATGGAAACGCCTGCGCATCCTGAAAGGGACAGGGCGATAATCCCGGCCATGAACGTTACACGGTGTTTGTTCCCTTTCATTGATCAGATCTCCCGAGAAATGATGACACCGGAGAACCATCCCGGTGACCATAGAAAAGTGAATAAATGGCGGGTATGAGTATGAGTGTGATGAAGGTGGAGCTCATGAGTCCCCCCACGACAACACGGGCCATGGGTGCCTGCTGTTCGCTTCCCTCGCCGATGCCCAGGGCCAGGGGCATGAGGGCCATCATGGTTGTGAGCGATGTCATGAGAATGGGCCTCAAACGTCTGCAGCCCGCCTCGAGGGCCGCCTCGAGGGCATTCATTCCTCCCCGGCGGCGGAATCTTCCTGCCTGGTCGACGATGAGAATCGCGTTGTTTACCACGATCCCCACCAGCATGATGCCTCCGATGGCTGACTGGGAGTTGATGGTCGTACCCGTGGCGAGGAGCATGGCGACAACGCCGATCAGGGCCATGGGAACTGAAAACATGACGATGAGCGGGTCCGACAGAGATTCGTACAGGCAGGCCATGACCATGTAAACAAGGGCGATGGCCATGATGAGGCCCAGTCCCAGTTCACCGAAGGCCCGTTCCTGCTGTTCATAGTCGGCGCCGAAAGTTATGTCGATATCCCGGGCCACCGGGAGGGCGGCAATTCTGTCCCTGATATCGGATGCCACGGACCCGAGATCTCGTCCGCTGATATTGACGTGAACGCGGCTTACACGCTGCTGGTCCTGCCGTTCGATGTTCCGGGGGCTGTCGGCACGCTCTATGCTCACCACGTTACGCAGGCTGATAAATTCGCCCCGGTCGTTCATGACGCTTACGTTGAGAATATCATCGAGATCGAGAAGCTCCGCGTCCTTCAGGCGCATGAATATCCGGTACTCGGAACCGCCGTCGCGAAACTGGCCGGCTGTCGATCCCGCGATTGCCGTTTCGATGGTCCGGGCGATGCGGACCACGGAAAGACCGAGATCCGCTGCCCGGACACGGTCGATACGAATTACTTCAAGCGGCATGGGGTCCTCGCGGCTCAGCCGTACATCGGCAATGCCGGGTACATCTTTGATGGCCTCATACACGTCTCCGGCTACGCTGTCGAGCATGCCGAAATCGAAGCCCCGCACATCGATGGTCAGCCGGTCGTCACCGGCGGCTGCCAGTCTCAGTACGAAGAAGCCGCCGCTCGCCTGGGTACGGATCCCGACACCGGGAATATCCTTGAGACGCCCGCGAAGGTCGTCGGCGATCTGTTCACTCGATCGGGACCGTTGCGCCAGGGGGACCAGCGCCAGGCGGATATCGCCGGTCATGGCCGCGCCGGCGCGAAAGGAGGAACCTCCGATCACGACGTTTACCGTCGTTGCTTCCGGAACGGCGGGTACAACCGTCTGTTCGATGCGGCGCACTGTTTCGTCGAGCAGGGCGAGCCGCGTGCCTGACTCCATTTCAATGGTGATTCGGACCTCGCCTTCATCGGCGGCGGGCATGAATTCCGTTCCCACAAAGGATACAAGGACGACCGAAACGAGAAAGGCCGATCCGAAAGCGGTGATGACCAGCCCCCGGCGGGAAAGGGCTCCCCGCAGTATCTGCCGGTAACGCTGTTCCAGGGACGCGAAGAGATCGCCACTCGAGGTTGAAAGTCTCGTCAGAAAACGGTTCTTTTTACGGATTTCTTCCCGGGACGGCCGAATCAGGCGCGCCGACAGCATGGGTGTGACGGTGAGCGCGACAAAGAGTGATGCCAGGAGCGCGAATCCCACCACCCAGGCGAGTTGCTGAAAGAGAATTCCCGCGAGTTCCCGGGCGAAGAACATGGGCAGAAAAATAGCCAGGGTGGTCAGGGTTCCCGCGACGATGGCGACGGCAACCTCCCCGGTCCCCCTGATGGCGGCCTCCTCGGCGTTCAGCCGTTCCTGTTCCCTGAGGCGGAAAATGTTTTCCAGAACAACGATAGAGCTGTCCACCATCATGCCCACGCCCAGGGCGAGACCGCCCATGGTCATGAGATTCAGGGTGAAGCCTCCGAAATATATGAGCGCGAAGGTCGAGATAACGGAAACAGGAATCGCCACGGCGACGACCAGGGTGGACAGGGGACTCCTCAGGAAAAAGAGAAGCAGCACTACCGCCAGCGCGCCGCCGTAAAGTATGGAGCCGCGCACATTGTCGATGGCAAGCCGGATATACTGGGAGGCGTCCCTGAGGGGGAAGATGGAGACCTGGGGGAAGTCGTCGTGGATATTCTCCAGCTCCCGCAGCACCGCCTGTGCCGCAGCCACCGTGTTTGCGTCAGGCTGTTTTCTCACGGCGAGGCGGACCCCGGGCTGGTCGTTGATGCGGATGATCCTGGTTACCCGGCGGTGGGTGTCGAGGATTTCAGCCACCTGGTCAAGGGTGATGGGCGCGCTCTCCCGGAATGCCACCACCGTGGACGACAGTTCATCCAGGTTTGCAAACTGTCCCGGTGTTCGAAGAGATACATCGAAACGGCCCCGTTCGATGTCGCCTGCGGGAACAGTGATATTCGCGTCCCGAATGGCCTGACGGATTCCATCCAGGGTCATCCCCAGGGCCTGGATCTTGTTGAGATCGAGGTTGACCTGAATTTCCCGTTCCAGGCCTCCCCATATGTCCACAGCGGCGATGCCGGGGATCCTTTCGATACGGTAGCGTATCCGATCATCGACAAGGTGACGCAGTTCAAGCGGGTCCAGGGGGCTCGCCACGCCGAGAGTCAGGATGGGTGTGGCCGAAATATCGAATTTGCGGACCTGCGGTCGGGTGATGTCATCGGGCAGAATGGTGCCGATACGGTCCAGACGGTCCCGGATATCGTTGGTGGCCGCGTCGATGTCGGTACCCCAGGAAAACGATACCCGAACGATGCTTGAGCCCTCCGACGAGTTTGAGTTGATCTGTTCCACACCGGCAACGGCGGCCACGGCCTGCTCGATCGGGCGGGTTACCAGCTCTTCCATTTCCTCGGGAGCGGCATTTTCGTAAGTGGTCATGATGGTCAGTGTGGGGTAGGTAACCTCCGGCATGAGGTCGATGGGAAGCTTCGCGAGGGATACCATGCCGATCGTGACGGCGATGAATGTTGCCATGATCGTGAAAACAGGCCGTCGGACAGTGAAGCGAGCCGGGTTCATCGATGCCCCCCTCCCGAGGGCACAGGGCTTTCTTCGGGAAGAAGGATGGGAGAACCGTCAGACAGGAGATGACGGCCCAAGGTGATTACGTATCCCTCAAGAGGGGGATTGAGTACTTCCACGTGATCCCGTGTCTGCAATCCCGTTTCCACCTCAACATAGCGGGCAACCGCATTTTCCCTGTCGGCAATGAAGACTCCCCGGCCTTCGGGTTGTTCGATCACGGCTTCCCGGGGGACGATGATCGTGTTTTCGCTACGGTCCAATTCTATCTCGATGCGTACGAACATTCCCGGTTTCAGGGCAAGCTCTGAGTTGTCAACGTCGATTTCCATGCGGGCCTGCCGCGATGTTTCACGAGCCACCGGAGCCAGGCGGGACACGTGTCCACAGAAGATCTTTCCCGGTACGGCATCCGCTGATATGGCGGCTTTCCGTCCCGGGGAAAGACGGGGATAGTCGCCTTCCGTGGCGTAGGCGACTGCCCTGAGGCGGTCAATCCGGACGATGGAAAAAATCGGAGTGTTGGCCGTCAGATACGCGCCTTCGTCGACGAAACGCTCACCGACGAACCGGTGCAGGTCGTCATCCTGCCAGTCGGCCCGGATTACCGTGTAGGACAGCATCAGCTCGGCTCCCATCAGGGCTGCCGTTCTCTGCGTCACCTGTGCCGCGGCAACCCGCACACGAGCCTGTTGTGCCCGGTATTCAGCCCTGATCGAGTCCAGTTCCGATTCAGAAGCGACCCGTTGTTCACGGAGGCGTGTAACCCGCTCAAATTCACGGCGCCGCGTTTCCAGGGTGCTTTCCGCTTCGGCGAGGTTGGCCCGTGCCACCTCGAGTTCCGCCCGTACCTGCTGGAGCTCGAAGCGATACTTGTCGTCATCGAGGCGGGCCACCACCTGTCCGCGCTCCACGGGATCACCCAGATCCACCGGAAGGGCGACGATCCGGCCGGCTACCTGGTTTGCGACATTGAATTCCGATGCCGGCCGAAGGGATCCCGTGAAAGCCCGCCGTTCCGCCATGGTTCCCCGTTCCACCGGAGCGATCTCGACG includes:
- a CDS encoding efflux RND transporter periplasmic adaptor subunit, which encodes MGKHRKKAAVIAGFAIIIGLTLVFLGNRRSPDNAASLLPAHRARPPVAVEIAPVERGTMAERRAFTGSLRPASEFNVANQVAGRIVALPVDLGDPVERGQVVARLDDDKYRFELQQVRAELEVARANLAEAESTLETRRREFERVTRLREQRVASESELDSIRAEYRAQQARVRVAAAQVTQRTAALMGAELMLSYTVIRADWQDDDLHRFVGERFVDEGAYLTANTPIFSIVRIDRLRAVAYATEGDYPRLSPGRKAAISADAVPGKIFCGHVSRLAPVARETSRQARMEIDVDNSELALKPGMFVRIEIELDRSENTIIVPREAVIEQPEGRGVFIADRENAVARYVEVETGLQTRDHVEVLNPPLEGYVITLGRHLLSDGSPILLPEESPVPSGGGHR
- a CDS encoding efflux RND transporter permease subunit; this encodes MNPARFTVRRPVFTIMATFIAVTIGMVSLAKLPIDLMPEVTYPTLTIMTTYENAAPEEMEELVTRPIEQAVAAVAGVEQINSNSSEGSSIVRVSFSWGTDIDAATNDIRDRLDRIGTILPDDITRPQVRKFDISATPILTLGVASPLDPLELRHLVDDRIRYRIERIPGIAAVDIWGGLEREIQVNLDLNKIQALGMTLDGIRQAIRDANITVPAGDIERGRFDVSLRTPGQFANLDELSSTVVAFRESAPITLDQVAEILDTHRRVTRIIRINDQPGVRLAVRKQPDANTVAAAQAVLRELENIHDDFPQVSIFPLRDASQYIRLAIDNVRGSILYGGALAVVLLLFFLRSPLSTLVVAVAIPVSVISTFALIYFGGFTLNLMTMGGLALGVGMMVDSSIVVLENIFRLREQERLNAEEAAIRGTGEVAVAIVAGTLTTLAIFLPMFFARELAGILFQQLAWVVGFALLASLFVALTVTPMLSARLIRPSREEIRKKNRFLTRLSTSSGDLFASLEQRYRQILRGALSRRGLVITAFGSAFLVSVVLVSFVGTEFMPAADEGEVRITIEMESGTRLALLDETVRRIEQTVVPAVPEATTVNVVIGGSSFRAGAAMTGDIRLALVPLAQRSRSSEQIADDLRGRLKDIPGVGIRTQASGGFFVLRLAAAGDDRLTIDVRGFDFGMLDSVAGDVYEAIKDVPGIADVRLSREDPMPLEVIRIDRVRAADLGLSVVRIARTIETAIAGSTAGQFRDGGSEYRIFMRLKDAELLDLDDILNVSVMNDRGEFISLRNVVSIERADSPRNIERQDQQRVSRVHVNISGRDLGSVASDIRDRIAALPVARDIDITFGADYEQQERAFGELGLGLIMAIALVYMVMACLYESLSDPLIVMFSVPMALIGVVAMLLATGTTINSQSAIGGIMLVGIVVNNAILIVDQAGRFRRRGGMNALEAALEAGCRRLRPILMTSLTTMMALMPLALGIGEGSEQQAPMARVVVGGLMSSTFITLILIPAIYSLFYGHRDGSPVSSFLGRSDQ
- a CDS encoding TolC family protein, with the translated sequence MKGNKHRVTFMAGIIALSLSGCAGVSMPGLSGAPPVEPVPAISEQAHLGPVEPGEETTALYGELSRFRPRPEDGTVVLPRPVNGRLSVTIEDAVFLTLRNNRSLAVQLYKPLVAGTFEEQERARFDPSVFGEAAISRDRSEQTPRGAAGTTDVRSESDFYRIGIDQTLPTGTGIDLSFRQNRSDSGVTGQRQTAGVQMTLTQALLRGSGLEANLARVRRAELNTLASHYEVRGFTEALVAETELTYWDYVLARRRIVIFEDALCVARDQAADIERRIEVGTIAETELAAAQAELASRRQGLLDALNQRDRIGLSLLRLMNPPDADGWSLDIEPMDGPRGLDVELDTVEDHLDLGLRMRPELSEAHLRIEQGRLDVVETRKGLLPRLDLFVTLGKTGYADSFGGSLSRLDGSYYDTTAGTRFEWTLFNRAAEAADTRARATLAQARASLDNLAQLVVQDIRDAWLEVKRAQSQIEASTVRRRWQEEVLRAEQVKFDVGRGTALTVAQAQRDLLESRLDEIKRIIDYRKARIYLYLLDGSLLRRRGIETAGISF